The Pseudoxanthomonas sp. CF385 region GCTGGACGCCTACGAACAGACGCTGCCGCCGGACATGGCGCGCTGGAGCGACCTGGCCCGCGACCAGTACGTGGAAGCCAAATCGCTGCTGGCGGGCTACCTGCTGTCCTCGCAGGGCGACCGCGTGGCGATGGCCAATTCCATCGAAGGGCGCTTCCCGTACCTGGACCACCGCGTCATCGAATTCGCCAATCGCCTGCCGCCCAGCTTCAAGATCCGCGGCATGACCGAGAAGTACCTGCTGCGGCGTGCGCTGGCCGACCTGCTGCCGCCGGACATCGCGCAACGGACGAAACAGCCGTACCGCGCACCGGACAGCCAGAGCTTCTTCTTCGACGGCAAGCCGCTGGATTACGTGGCCGACCTGCTGTCGCCGGAGTCGATCCGCGAAGCGGGCTACTTCGACGCGGCCGCGGTGGGACGGCTGCTGGAAAAATGCAGGCAGGGGCGTGCCACCGGCTTCGGCGACAACCAGGCCTTCATGGGCGTGCTGTCGACGATGCTGGTGCACCGGCAGACGGTCGAGGCGCGCCTGGCGCCGGCCACCACCGCGCAGCCTTCCGGGGCGATCGCGTAACCACCTGCCGCGCGGCAGATCGAGGGGATCAAGGCATGGATTGGCGGGTCAAGGGCATCATCCAGAAGGTTCTCGGCACGTTGCCCGGCGGGCACACGCTGCATTTCCACCTGCAGCGGCGCTTCGGCGGCCTGCGCGATTTCGATGGCGAGCTGGCGTCCAAGGTGGACGACTGGGAGATCATGGTCGGCCACCTGCGCGATGCCGGCATCGTGCTCCCCGGCGTGCGCGCCTTCGAGATCGGCACCGGCTGGTATCCGACCTTCCCGTTCGCCTGCTATCTGGCGGGTGCGGCGCGCGTGACCACGTACGACCTCAACCCGCACCTGCGCATGGATTTGACGATCCGGTGCGCGGAGGTGCTCGGCGGCTTCCTCGACCGCATCGCGACCGTGGCGGGCACGCCGCTCGCGGAGGTCGAAGGCCGTCATCGGCGACTGCTCGATGCCCTGCGGAAAGGATCGGACCTGGAAGCGGCCAGCGATGGCGTGATCCACTATCGTGCGCCCGCCGACGCCACCCGCAGCCTGCTGCCGGACGGCGAGGTGGACGTGGTGTTCTCCAACAGCGTGCTGGAGCACGTGCCGCCGGAGGTCATCGACGCGATGTACGCCGAGTCGATGCGCGTGCTGTCGCCGCGCGGGGTGATGTTCCATTCGGTGAACTGCGGCGACCACTACGCGTACGTGGACCGCAACGTCCACCAGCTGAACTACCTGCGCTACTCCGACGAGGAATGGCAGCGCTGGAACAACGCCTTCCTCTACCAGAACCGTCTGCGCGCGCACTGGTTCGTCGACGGCGCGCGCCGGCACGGCTTCGACATCGATCTCGACACCCGCACCACGCGGGCGGAACGGATGAAGCAGCTGGCCGCCATGCCGGTGCATCCGCAGTTCGCGGACGTGCCCGCCGAACAACTCTGCATCACCAGCGTGGACTTCATCGCGCGCAAGCCGGCGTCGGCGACGGCCGGCTGAAGCCCGTGCGCTACGGCGCGCCGGCGGCCGGTGCCACCGGTGCGGGCGCCGATACGGCAGCCGGTGCCGGCGTGATCCTCAGCAGCTTGCCGTCGGGCGCGGGCGCGTCCACCAGCACGTAGAGCGCGCCATCCGGCCCTTGCCGGACGTCACGGATGCGCTGGTTGCGGTCCAGCAGCAGGCGCTCCTCGTGCACGACGCGGTCGCCGTCCAGTTCGAGCCGGATCAGCGCCTTCGACGCGAGCGCGCCGAGGAACAGGTTGCCCTTCCATCCCGGCAACGCATCGCCGGTGTAGAACGCCATGCCGCTGAGGCCGGGCGACTTCATCCACACGTGGTGCGGCGGTTCCATTCCCGGTGCGGCGTTGCCTTGCGATCCGGGTACCGGACGCCCGCTGTAGTCCACGCCATGGGTGACCACCGGCCATCCGTAGTTGAGGCCGGGTTTCGGCAGGTTCAGTTCGTCCCCGCCCATCGGGCCATGCTCCGTCGCCCACAGCTGGCGGGTGACCGGATGCAGCGCAGCGCCCTGCACGTTGCGGTGCCCGTACGACCAGATCTCGCCGCGTGCGCCGGCTTTCGCCACGAACGGATTGTCGGCCGGCACCGTGCCATCGGGATGGATGCGCACGATCTTGCCGGACAGCTTGTCCAGTTCCTGCGCGGTCGCCGCGCCGACGCGGTTGTCGCCGTGGGTGACGAACAGGTCGCCCTGGTCGTCGAACACCAGGCGTGCGCCGACGTGCGTGCCATGCGAAAGCTTGGGCTCCTGCCGGTAGACGACGGTCGCATCGACCAGTGCGTTGCCCTGCAGCTTCCCGCGCACCACGGCGGTCCCGGCCTTGTTGCCGCGGAAGGTGGGTTCGGCGAAGGCCAGGTACACCAGGCCGTCGGTGCGGTAACCGGGTGACAGGACGACATCGAGCAGGCCGGCCTGGCCATCGACGAAGATGTTCGGCAGCCCTTCGACGGGCTCCGAGACGCCGCCGTCGGCACCGATCTTGCGCAACCGGCCGGCACGCTCCGTAACGAGCATTCCGCCATCGGGCAGGAACGCGACCGACCACGGATGGTCGAGTCCGACCACCTGCTCCGCTACCACGAAAGCCTGTTTTTCCGATGCGTAGGCCCGGGGCGACGGATCCTGCACCGTGCGCGGCGGCGCTGCGGGTTGCGCCACGGGCGCGTTCTGCCGGCAGCCGGCCAGCGCCACGAGGGCCAGGATCAGGAAGGAAGCACGCATCGTGGACTCCTGTCGGTGACGTCGGGCGGCGATGGTAGCACCGCGAATGTCCGCCCTGCCCCCCTGTCCCGCTTGGCCGGTGAACGTCCGAACCGCCGTTCATCTGGACAGCAACGGAACAGGAAATGCCGGGGACACCATGCCGCAGAAGCAACAGATCAAAGCCTTCATCCTGCAGAACTTCCTCTTCTCGGACGATCCGTCCGCCGTGGGCGATCAGGATTCGCTGATCCAGGGAGGCATCATCGATTCGACCGGCATCCATGAGCTGGTCTTCTTCCTCGAGGACGCGTTCAAGCTGCAGATCGCGGCCGAGGAAATGACGCCGGCCAACTTCGATTCGATCGAGACCGTCGACGCCTTCGTTTCGCGCAAGCTCGCCGTCGCCGTCTGATCCGGACGGCCCGTCGATGGAGCGCCTGACCGCCCGCCTCGCCAGGAACGCACGCAGCGCCCCACAGCGCGTCGCGATGATCGACGGCGCGCGGACGATCGCGTACGCGGACTTCTGGGCACAGGCGTGCGGCTTCGCCCGCTACCTGCGCGGCGCCGGCCTGCAACCGCAGGACCGCGTGGCCCTGGTGCTGCCGAACCGCATCGAGGGCGCCGTGGCGATCTATGGCACATGGCTGGCCGGCGGCGTCGTCGCGCCGCTCAATGCGCAGGCGCGCTCGCGCGATTTCGGTCCGTGGCTGCGGCACTCCGGCGCGCGTTTCGTCGTGCAGGAAGCCGGCCATCGCGACATGGAGCAGACGCTCGTCCACTGGGAAGGCGCGACATCCGCGCCGCTGGCGATCGAGCTCGCTGCGGAAGCGGCACTGCCGCAGGTGGACGGCGACGACACGGATTTCGCGACCGAAGGCGACGCCGACGCGACCTTGGCGCAGTTGCTGTACACCTCCGGCACCACCGGCGACCCCAAGGGCGTGATGCTCAGTCATGCCAACGTGGCGTCGAACACGGACGCGGTGGTCGCCTACTTGGGACTGACGCCGGACGACACGGTCGTCAGCGTGTTGCCGTTCTACTACGCCTACGGCGCTTCGGTACTCCACACCCACCTCGCCAGCGGCGCCTGCATCGTGCTGGGGCCGAGCATGGTGTTCCCGATCCAGGTGCTCGACGCCGTCCAGCACCACCGCGCCACGGGTTTTTCCGGCGTGCCGTCCACCTACGTGCTGCTGATGGACATGCTGGAGCGGCGTGGCCATGACCTGGCTTCGCTGCGCTACCTGACCCAGGCCGGTGGCGCGATGGCGCCCGCCATCGCTGACCGCGTGCGCGGCCTGCTGCCGGAGGTGCGCCTGTTCCTGATGTACGGGCAGACCGAGGCGACGTCGCGGATCAGCTGGCTGCCGCCCGAGCGCCTGGACGAGAAGCGCGGTTCGGTCGGCATCCCCGTGCAGGACACCCACTGGCGCATCCTCGCCGAGGACGGCACCGCCGCCGGCGTCGGCCAGGGCGGCGAGGTCTGCGTGCGCGGGCCGGGCATCATGCTCGGCTACTGGAACAACCCGGCCGCCACCCAAGCCGTGCTGCGCGACGGCTGGCTGCACACCGGCGACCTCGGTTACGTGGATGCGGAGGGCTACCTGTTCCTGCAGGGCCGCCGCAGCGACATGATCAAGACCGGCGCGCACCGCGTTCACCCCACCGACGTGGAAGAAGTCATCGCCGAACTCCCCGGCATCCGCGAGGTCGCGGTGGTGGGCATCGACGACGACGCACTGGGCCAGGTCATCAAGGCCTTCATCGTCGCGGACGAGGTGCTGCCGCGTGCCGAAGACCGCATCAAGGCGCACTGCCGTGCGCGCCTGGCCGCCTACAAGATCCCCCGACTCATCACCTTCGTCGACGCCCTGCCGCGCACTGCGTCCGGCAAGGTCCGACGTGTCCAACTGACGGAGCAGACCGCAAGCCCATGAGCCAGCTCGACCACCACGTCCTCGACATCGACTACCAGAGCGAAGCCGACCGCATCTGCGCGCGCCTGCGCGAGATCACCGCCCGCCAGCTGCACCGGCGCGGACTCGTCGTCGCGATCTCCGGCGGCATCGACAGTTCGGTCAGTGCCGCACTCGCGGTGCGTGCGCTGGGCGCCGACCGCGTGTTCACGCTGATCCTGCCCGAGCAGGATTCCTCCGACGACAGCGCCGCACGCGCGCACATCCTGGCCGAGCATCTCGGCGTGCGGACCGAAACCGTCGACATCGCCCCCGCGCTGGCGGCGATCGGCTGCTACCGCGCCCGCGACGAAGCCGTGCGCAACACCCTGCCGGAGTACGGCGAGGGCTGGAAGTTCAAGATCGTCATCGACGGCGGCACCGAAGGCCGCATCAACCGTTTCCGCCTGATCGCGCAGTCGCCTGACGGCGCGATGCACGAACGCGACCTCGCACTGGCCGACTACCTCACCATCGTCGCCGCCACCAACTTCAAGCAGCGCATCCGCAAGACGCTGGAGTACTTCCACGCCGATCGCCTGAACTACGGCGTCGTCGGCACCCCGAACCGGGTGGAGTACGACCAGGGTTTCTTCGTCAAGAACGGCGACGGCTCGGCCGACGTCAAGCCCATCGCGCACCTGTACAAATCGCAGGTGTACGGCATGGCGCGTCACCTGGGCCTGCCCGAGCGCGTCTGCGCGGCGATCCCGACCACGGATACCTACAGCCTGAGCCAGGGCCAGGATGAGTTCTATTTCGCCCTGCCGTACCAGCAGATGGACTTGGCGATCTGGGCGCTCAACCACGACCGTCCCGCCAGCGAGCTCGCCACCGCCCTGGGCATCACGCCGGCGCACGCGCAGGCCGTCTACGACGACGTCCGCAACAAGCGCAGGACGACGAAGTACCTGCACATGGCGCCGGTCCTGGCCGGCGACGTTCCCGAACTGGACTGAGCGATGAACGCCATGCCCACCTCACCGCAGTACCTCGTGGAGGCCGGCCGCCCGGCGCGCGACCGGGATACGGTGCTGGCGCTGTGGCGCGGCAACCTGGGCCAGGACGCCCGGATGACGGCGAAGTACGAATGGTTCTACCTGCGCTGCCCGCATGGCGAACCGCTGCTCGAGTTGTTGCTCGATGTGCCGGGCCAGACCCATGTGGGCACCGCGTCCGCGGGTCGCCGTCGCCTGTCGTGGCGGGGCCAGGAGCTGCGTGCCGGCGTACTGGTCGACCTGGCGGTGTTGCCGCAGCACCGCTCGCTGGGGCCCGCGCTGATGCTCCAGCAGGGGCTCATCGCCGCGGCGGACGAAGCGCTCGATGTGCTCTACGGTTTTCCGAATCCCAAGGCCGCGCCGGTGTTCAAGCGCATCGGCTATTCGCAGCCGACGCACCTGGTGCGCTACGCCCGCGTGCTCCGGCATGCGGGCTATCTGCGCAGCCGCATGCCGGCCTGGCTGGCGACGCCCGCCGGTTGGGCCGCCGATGTCGCGATCGCGTGTCGCGACGCCTTCACCCGCCTGCGTGGCCCGTCCCTGTGTTCCGCCTGGGCGGACCAGGCCGATGCGCGCATCGACGCGGTGTGGGCCGAATCCGCGAAGGACGACGCCGTGATGGCGGTCCGCGACGTCGCCCACCTGCGCTGGCGCTTCGACGAATCCCCGTTGGCGACCACGCGCTACCTGCTGGTGAAACGCGAGCAGGATCGTGCGCTGCAGGCCTGGTTCGCGGTGCAGCGCATCGAGGGCACGTTGCACGTGCGCGATTTCTGGTCGGTGGACGGCGCGCGCGGCATGGCCGCGGCGCATGCCGGCGAGTTGCTGAGTGCGGCGCGCAAGCTGGGCTGCAGTGCGGTCTCGGTGGAAATCTGCGCACCGGAAGCACAGCGCGCGGGCTGGCATGCGGTCCACTTCGTGGAACGCGGCCATCGTCCGGTCTTCATGCGCTGGACCTCGCCGGAGGCCGCCTTCGCATCGGCGCCGATCTTCCTGACCTCGGCGGACGAGGACGAGTAACCCGCCGCCCCGCATCGCGGGGCAGGCGATCAGGCCAGGCGGCGCGCCTGCCGCCGGAACAGGTACAGGGCCAGCAAGTCGTCGCGGAAGCGACCCTGCGCATCCACCACGGTATCCGTCTCGAAACCCGTGCGCCCCAGCAGCCAGCCCACGCCGGACACGGTCGGGTTCAGCACGGGCACGCTGGTGAACACCAGCTCGTACCCCGCCTCACGCGCTCGCTGGGCGATGCCCGCATCGAACGAACCGTGCGGGAACGACATCGACTCCGCACTCGCCTGCGCCTGCCCCAGCTGGTGCGCCAGCGACGCGCGTGCGCCCGACAATTCCGCATCGAGGTCGGGAGCGAGCTTCATCGGTGTGTGCGTCTTGCCGTGCAGGCCCAGCGCAACACCGCCGGCCTGCAGGCGCTGCAGTTCGTCCACCGTCACCATGTGCCGGTGGCCGTCGTCGAGCTTGGCCATGAACGGCGCGAGCACCTGCGTCCTGACGCCGGCATCGAGCGCCTCAAGGCGTGCGATGACAGCGCGCAGCGAGGTCATCGATTCGTCTCCGGCCGATGCGGCCTCGCCCGCGGGCAACGCGTCGGACAGCTCGCGCACGGTCACCGCGCCGCGCCGCCATGCGGCGATCAGACGCTCCTGGAAGAAGGGCTGCCGCGTACCCACCGCATCGGCGACGACGAACATCAACGCGGGCAGGCCCGCCCGCTCCAGCGCGGGCAACGCGTAGTCGGCGTTGTCGGCCCAGCCATCGTCGAAGGTGATCAGCAACGCCCGCTTGGGCAACGTGGCGCCCGTCCGGCGCGAGGCGAGCACCTGCTCCAGCGACACCACGTTGTAGTGGCGCCGGAAGAACGCCAGCGACTGTTCGAGCCACCCGGTGGCCAACGTGTAGTCCGGATCGCAGGTGGTCCAGCGCGGATCGTCCGGACTCAGGGTACGATGGAACATCACGACGGTCAGGCTGTCCGCATTGCGCAGCCGGTGATAAAGACCGAGCAGCCCACTGGTATAGAGCAGCTTCTTGGAGACGTCCTTCAGCATGGCGGCCCGCATCGAAGTTTCAGTGATTATACCGACGTACAACCGTCGGGACCTGTTGCCGCGCGCGATCGATTCCGTGCTCGCGCAGACCCGTACCGTGGACGAGATCATCGTGATCGACGACGGCTCCACGGACGGCACCGACGACATGCTTCGCGCGCGCTACGGCGATCGCGTGCGCTACGTATGGCAACCGAACGCCGGCGTATCCGCCGCGCGCAACCACGGCCTGCGGTTGGCGCAGGGGCGCTACCTGGCCCTGCTGGACAGCGACGACCTGTGGTTGCCCGAGAAGACCGCGCTTCAGGTCGCCTTCCTGGAAGCGCATCCCGATTTCGGCATGGTGCTGTGCGACGTCGAGCGCGTCGACAGCGAATACCGGCACATCGACGTGTTTCGTCGCCGCGACACGTTGCGCGAGGACGGCTGGGTGCTGCGCTGGATCCTGCACAATCCTGCCCTGGCGCCCGCATCCGTGTTGCTGCGCCGGGACGTCGTCGACCAGCTCGGCGGTTTCGACGAGGGACTGCGCACGGCCGAAGATCTGGAGTTCCACCTGCGCGTGGCACGGCACTGGAAGATCGGCGTGGTCGAACAGGCGCTGGTCCGCGCGATGCGCGGCCACGACGGCCTGTCGGCGGCCGACAGTACCTACGACGACTATGTGCGCGTGGTCGAGGCCGCCGTGGCCGATGCGCGCGGCAGCGTGGACGACCGGGAGCTCGACGAAGCGCTCGCGGGTACCTACGTCCGGAACGCGCGCGGCATGCTGATCCGCGGACGCTGGAAGGACGGCGCCACGCTGGCCCGGCGCGCCTGGCGCCTGACCCGCGACGCGCAGCTGCGCGGCCAGATCAGGGCGCTCGTGCCCTTCGGCCTCAAGCGCGCGTTGCGCAGCCTCGTGCCGGGCTGATCCCGCGGCACGCGCCGGCGATGCGCGCTCAGCGCGCGCCACGGCCGAACAGCACCACTTCCACGGTCTGCAGCAGGATCATCAGGTCGAACACCAGCCCGTGGTTCTTCACGTAGAAGAGGTCGAACTTCAGTTTCTCTTCCGCATCGCGCACCGACGCCCCGTAGGGGTAGCGAAGCTGCGCCCAGCCCGTCAGGCCCGGCTTCACGCTGTGGCGCACGCCGTAGTAGCGCACCTCGTCGTTGAGCATGTCGACGAAATGCGGGCGTTCGGGGCGCGGACCGACGAAGCTCATGTCGCCGCGCAGCACCGCGATGATCTGCGGCAGCTCGTCCAGGCGCGTCTTGCGGATGATGCGGCCGACCCGCGTGCTGCGGTCGTCGTCCTTGCTCGCCCACACCGCCACGCCGTTCTTCTCGGCATCCACCCGCATGCTGCGGAACTTGGTCAGGGTGAAATGGCGCCCGCGTTCGCCGACGCGCGTCTGGCTGTAGAACACCGGACCGCCCGACTCCAGCCACACGGCCAGGCCCACCAGGATCATCAGCGGCCAGCTCACCAGCAGCAGCACACTGCCCGCGACCAGGTCGAAGAACCGCTTGCTGAGGCGGCGCGGCGTGGAGTAGTCGAAGCCACCCGAGAACACCAACCACGACGGGTCCACCGCATTAAGCTGGACCATGCCGGCCTCGCGCTCGAAGAAGCTGGACAGGTCGACGACAGACATGCCGCGCTGAACGCAGAGCAGCATCTGCTCCATGGGCAGCCCGCCGCGGCGTTCGTCGGGCGCGATCACCAGCTCATCGATCTGCAGGCGCTCGGCCAGGTCGTGCAGGCCCTCTTCGCCGCGGTGGATCAGCAGGTCTTCGCGCACCTGGACGGGCTGGCCCGGCACCGGCACGAAGCCCACCACCGTGAACGTGCGGCGGTCCGAGCGGCGACGCATGCAGGAATTGATGAGGTCGGCGTTGCGCCCGGCACCCAGGATCAGCACCCGCTGCTTGAGCACGTCCGAATGGAAGAGGCGAACCCAGGCCACGCGCACCAGCACGACGCCCGCGAGGCCGATGGCCAACGAGATCGCCAGGACGCCGCGTCCGAGGTACGCCTGCGGCAGCAGGTAGTAGAGGACGACCAGCGCGATGCCGCCGAAGGCGAACGACAGCGCCACGCGCAGGACGAAGTCCATGCGGGTATGCCGCACGTGCGTCTGGTAAAGGCCGAATGCCGTCATCGCACCGGTGAGGGCCAGCGCCACGATCAGGGCGCGCCAGGGCGTCTGCTCCAAGAACTGGACCTGGTACTCCGGCTCGGTATGGAATCGGATCCATGCCGCCGCCATGACGGCCGCGAACAGAACGACCACTTCCCCCAGCCACAGGAACCGGATCACCCGGTCCTTGCGGCTCTTGTGTGTTGCCTTCATCGACATCCCCCTGATGCGGCGCTGGCTCCGGCTGCCAAGCCAGGCCGCGCTGTGTTCGTTCCGACGCCAGCGACCGTGACCCTTCCAGGGCCCGTGGCCGCCGCATCCCAATGCACGTACATGTCCGACACATTGTTCCAACGCGACTTGCCGGCGCCTCCGGACAGGCCACCACAAAAAAGCCGCCCAGTGGGCGGCTTCAGGACTCCAGGCGGAATCGACGATCTCAGGGTCTGATGACGCCCCTGCGATAACGCGCCGCCGGCGACTGCCGCCAGCGCGGCCGGTCCCTGGCGGGCGTCGGCGCGGTGGCATCCGGCGTCGCCACGGCCGGCTGGGAGGCCGTGACGGGCTGCGCCGTTGAGCCCGGCAGCCCGCCCGGGATCAAGGGATGCGCGCCGTTGACCCGGATCGGGTCGGACACCTGGTCGATATCGAATTGCTCGAAGGCGCCAACGTCGATCCTGCCCTCCAGCGACAGGCGGGCGTGCGCATCGCCGATGGCCAGCTTGGTCCTCACGGGAGGATCAAACGCAGGCAGGAGCTGCGGCGACGGGAACGGGAATGCGCCGGGGGCAGGCGGCGTGTTGTTGCCGGCATTGAGCAGCGGACTTCCCGCGCGCGGGCGCAGGTTCCGCTGGGCCAGGTCGACGAACATCGGGTCCGTGCCGCGCAACGTACCGCTCCATTCGCCAGGCACCAGCGTGGCGGCGGTCTGGACCCAGTTGTTCGAGCCGGACACCTTGCGCCCGTCGGACCACGGCTCGCGGCTCTGCGGTCCGCAATACGGCGTGTCGACATTGCTGGCCGGATTCTCCCGCACGATCGCGGGCGCGCTACCCGACGCCGGCTGGTAGACCACGTTGTTGTGCATCTCCAGCGAGCCTTGGCCCAACTGGACCAGCACGGCATTCGCCGAGCCGGAACGGTCCAGCAGGATCGTATTGTTCACCAGGCGCGTACGGCCCTGGTTGCGTCCGTTGAGGTCGCCGCCGATGCGCAAGGCATTGCCCGAACGACTGGTCGATCGGTGGATGATCACGTTGCCGACCAGTTCCGCGTCCTCGCGGCGCAGGTCCGCGTTCCAGCCCGCCTTCTGCGTTTCGCAGTCCGGCCCGATCAGCTCGACTTCGTGCAGGTCCGAGCCCTCGATCCAGTTGTAGTGGATCTCGGCACGCTGGTGGCGCACGCGCACGAGCACGCCGCCGGTGGCGCTGTGCACGTAGTTGTAGCGCATGCGGAACACGGTATCGGGGTACGTTACCTCGTCCGATTGTATGTAGAGGGCGTGCCGTCGATCGCCCTGACCGGAACGCGCGATCTCGCTGTACTCCAGCGTAAAGGAGCCAGAATTCTGGTCGGCGGCGAGGATGCCGTGCGACGGGCAGTCGTGCACGTACGCGTCGCGGACGGTCGCGTTATGGGCTTCGCTGAAGATGCAGCTGCTGGTGCCGCCGGTGACTTCGAAGCCTTCGAAGACGATGTGGTTGGACTGCTGGAACTTGATCGTGTGCGCGCCCCCCGACAGCACCGGGCGGGTGACGCCCGCGACGCGGCGCCAGCGGATCGTCACCGGGCTCGCCGCGGTACCGCTGTCGTCGTCGCCCACCACGATATTGCCCGCATAGGTGGTCCCACCGTCCACTTCGACGATGTCCCCCGGCGCGAGGTTGACGCTGTTGAAGAACGTGGTGAGTTGGGTGTACTGGCGGCCGGGCCCGACGTTGTACGTCGCCGCCGCGGCGCTCAGCGGCACAGCGGCGAGCAGCCCCAGCCCGAGCAGGGGTTTGGAAAGAAGCATCAATTCGACTCCCGCGACTTTGCGCGTTCTGTAGTTCCCCTGCCCGGCCATTCTCGCGGCCCGGGCGTGAATGCCCTGCTAATCCAGGCCTCGATTATGCAAACGGGATGAGACGCTCGCCTCAAATCCGGCATCGGCTTGCCGTCATCGGAGCAGGTGCATGCTCGCCCGGCCGCACCGCCTTCGAAAATGTTGCCGGGAAGTTATTGACGGGTGAAACCGCTTCGTGCAGAATTCCGCGTCTAACGAAACGCGCCCGTAGCTCAGCTGGATAGAGTACCTGGCTACGAACCAGGCGGTCGGGAGTTCGAATCTCTCCGGGCGCGCCATCTCGAAACAGGCAGACTTAAGGTCTGCCTGTTTTTTTTCGTCCGCATGCTGCTCCCGCACGCGCCGCGGGCGCGGCGAGCCGATCAAAAAAAAGAAGGCCCCGCGATGCGGGGCCTTCTTTTTTCAAACTGGCGGAGTGAGAGGGATTCGAACCCTCGATAAGGCTTTTGACCCTATACTCCCTTAGCAGGGGAGCCCCTTCGGCCACTCGGGCATCACTCCGGGTCTTGTT contains the following coding sequences:
- a CDS encoding class I SAM-dependent methyltransferase: MDWRVKGIIQKVLGTLPGGHTLHFHLQRRFGGLRDFDGELASKVDDWEIMVGHLRDAGIVLPGVRAFEIGTGWYPTFPFACYLAGAARVTTYDLNPHLRMDLTIRCAEVLGGFLDRIATVAGTPLAEVEGRHRRLLDALRKGSDLEAASDGVIHYRAPADATRSLLPDGEVDVVFSNSVLEHVPPEVIDAMYAESMRVLSPRGVMFHSVNCGDHYAYVDRNVHQLNYLRYSDEEWQRWNNAFLYQNRLRAHWFVDGARRHGFDIDLDTRTTRAERMKQLAAMPVHPQFADVPAEQLCITSVDFIARKPASATAG
- a CDS encoding PQQ-dependent sugar dehydrogenase; amino-acid sequence: MRASFLILALVALAGCRQNAPVAQPAAPPRTVQDPSPRAYASEKQAFVVAEQVVGLDHPWSVAFLPDGGMLVTERAGRLRKIGADGGVSEPVEGLPNIFVDGQAGLLDVVLSPGYRTDGLVYLAFAEPTFRGNKAGTAVVRGKLQGNALVDATVVYRQEPKLSHGTHVGARLVFDDQGDLFVTHGDNRVGAATAQELDKLSGKIVRIHPDGTVPADNPFVAKAGARGEIWSYGHRNVQGAALHPVTRQLWATEHGPMGGDELNLPKPGLNYGWPVVTHGVDYSGRPVPGSQGNAAPGMEPPHHVWMKSPGLSGMAFYTGDALPGWKGNLFLGALASKALIRLELDGDRVVHEERLLLDRNQRIRDVRQGPDGALYVLVDAPAPDGKLLRITPAPAAVSAPAPVAPAAGAP
- a CDS encoding acyl carrier protein, whose product is MSALPPCPAWPVNVRTAVHLDSNGTGNAGDTMPQKQQIKAFILQNFLFSDDPSAVGDQDSLIQGGIIDSTGIHELVFFLEDAFKLQIAAEEMTPANFDSIETVDAFVSRKLAVAV
- a CDS encoding AMP-binding protein, giving the protein MERLTARLARNARSAPQRVAMIDGARTIAYADFWAQACGFARYLRGAGLQPQDRVALVLPNRIEGAVAIYGTWLAGGVVAPLNAQARSRDFGPWLRHSGARFVVQEAGHRDMEQTLVHWEGATSAPLAIELAAEAALPQVDGDDTDFATEGDADATLAQLLYTSGTTGDPKGVMLSHANVASNTDAVVAYLGLTPDDTVVSVLPFYYAYGASVLHTHLASGACIVLGPSMVFPIQVLDAVQHHRATGFSGVPSTYVLLMDMLERRGHDLASLRYLTQAGGAMAPAIADRVRGLLPEVRLFLMYGQTEATSRISWLPPERLDEKRGSVGIPVQDTHWRILAEDGTAAGVGQGGEVCVRGPGIMLGYWNNPAATQAVLRDGWLHTGDLGYVDAEGYLFLQGRRSDMIKTGAHRVHPTDVEEVIAELPGIREVAVVGIDDDALGQVIKAFIVADEVLPRAEDRIKAHCRARLAAYKIPRLITFVDALPRTASGKVRRVQLTEQTASP
- the nadE gene encoding NAD(+) synthase, translating into MSQLDHHVLDIDYQSEADRICARLREITARQLHRRGLVVAISGGIDSSVSAALAVRALGADRVFTLILPEQDSSDDSAARAHILAEHLGVRTETVDIAPALAAIGCYRARDEAVRNTLPEYGEGWKFKIVIDGGTEGRINRFRLIAQSPDGAMHERDLALADYLTIVAATNFKQRIRKTLEYFHADRLNYGVVGTPNRVEYDQGFFVKNGDGSADVKPIAHLYKSQVYGMARHLGLPERVCAAIPTTDTYSLSQGQDEFYFALPYQQMDLAIWALNHDRPASELATALGITPAHAQAVYDDVRNKRRTTKYLHMAPVLAGDVPELD
- a CDS encoding polysaccharide deacetylase family protein, with product MRAAMLKDVSKKLLYTSGLLGLYHRLRNADSLTVVMFHRTLSPDDPRWTTCDPDYTLATGWLEQSLAFFRRHYNVVSLEQVLASRRTGATLPKRALLITFDDGWADNADYALPALERAGLPALMFVVADAVGTRQPFFQERLIAAWRRGAVTVRELSDALPAGEAASAGDESMTSLRAVIARLEALDAGVRTQVLAPFMAKLDDGHRHMVTVDELQRLQAGGVALGLHGKTHTPMKLAPDLDAELSGARASLAHQLGQAQASAESMSFPHGSFDAGIAQRAREAGYELVFTSVPVLNPTVSGVGWLLGRTGFETDTVVDAQGRFRDDLLALYLFRRQARRLA
- a CDS encoding glycosyltransferase: MAARIEVSVIIPTYNRRDLLPRAIDSVLAQTRTVDEIIVIDDGSTDGTDDMLRARYGDRVRYVWQPNAGVSAARNHGLRLAQGRYLALLDSDDLWLPEKTALQVAFLEAHPDFGMVLCDVERVDSEYRHIDVFRRRDTLREDGWVLRWILHNPALAPASVLLRRDVVDQLGGFDEGLRTAEDLEFHLRVARHWKIGVVEQALVRAMRGHDGLSAADSTYDDYVRVVEAAVADARGSVDDRELDEALAGTYVRNARGMLIRGRWKDGATLARRAWRLTRDAQLRGQIRALVPFGLKRALRSLVPG
- a CDS encoding TIGR03013 family XrtA/PEP-CTERM system glycosyltransferase; translation: MKATHKSRKDRVIRFLWLGEVVVLFAAVMAAAWIRFHTEPEYQVQFLEQTPWRALIVALALTGAMTAFGLYQTHVRHTRMDFVLRVALSFAFGGIALVVLYYLLPQAYLGRGVLAISLAIGLAGVVLVRVAWVRLFHSDVLKQRVLILGAGRNADLINSCMRRRSDRRTFTVVGFVPVPGQPVQVREDLLIHRGEEGLHDLAERLQIDELVIAPDERRGGLPMEQMLLCVQRGMSVVDLSSFFEREAGMVQLNAVDPSWLVFSGGFDYSTPRRLSKRFFDLVAGSVLLLVSWPLMILVGLAVWLESGGPVFYSQTRVGERGRHFTLTKFRSMRVDAEKNGVAVWASKDDDRSTRVGRIIRKTRLDELPQIIAVLRGDMSFVGPRPERPHFVDMLNDEVRYYGVRHSVKPGLTGWAQLRYPYGASVRDAEEKLKFDLFYVKNHGLVFDLMILLQTVEVVLFGRGAR